CAGTTTTTGTCTCCTGATACTTTTACTCTGTTTCATCGCTACCGATAGGTGATTTTGAGTTTGCTATTTCTTGTTTTATCAGATTATATGCAGGTTCAGCTTTAGTGACAAGTTTGTTTAATAAATAGTGTATTCCTCCTTCACTTATAGGAATATTAAAAACCGTATTGAACATTTCTTGCATTCTCTTAAAAGGCAAGTATTGTCTGGTATGAAAATATCCTATTAAACTTTCAATATTATTCCCATAGCTTACGGGTGCATTTGCTTGTGATGGATAGTCGCTTTTTGTTTCACAACCGCAAGGACAAACTTTTTATAAACCTTGTGTTCTGTGACTTTTATTTTTATTTCAGGGATGTCAAATACCTGTCGACTTCCTGCATATTGATGTGGAAGTGATGAAAGGTCGTTTCCACAACAGTTACAATAATCTGGTATGTGTTCTTCTGTAACATCAGGTATCTCAACCATCTTCAAAGTATTGCCTTTTCTTCTGTTTGCCCACCTGGCTTACGCCCTGTCTTTATTCTTAGGCTTTTCCTCTTTGGTCTATTTTCATCCTTTGAGGGTGGTATGGAGCTATTATTACTGTTTTTTGGAGTTTCATATTTGGTAAGTCGTGCTTTAAGTTGACTATTTTCTAATTCTAAAGCAATTAGCTTTTTAGAAAGTTCTTCTACCTTCTGCAAGAGTGATTCTATAAGCTTATCCTTTTCCAACTTTTTTTCTTACAAATGTAGGGTGGTATGTTTGTAACAAACAAATTATTAACCAATTAGTTATCAATCCAAAAAGTTAAAAATGTTGATAAAGGTCTGATTTTTAAAATCAAGCTCTAATGAGTGGCTTATTTGAAATTTTTTTTAAAAAATTGAAATAAGCACAAAGAAAATATATGCTCAGTTTGTATTATCCAAAATTTATAGTCTTATTTTTGACACTGATTAGTTACTCTGCATTTTTGCCGAAAGCTATTTTTAATTTTTCACATCAAATGCATCTCTCAGCGTATTGCCAATCATCATAAACGCCATGACTAAACTCATGATGGCTAAACCAGGAATAATAGCCAAATGAGCTTGACCAAGCACGATATAATTGTAATGTTCTTTAATCATATTACCCCATGTGGGAATAGGTGGTTGTGCACCAATACCAAGAAAACTCAAACCACTTTCGATAAGAATTGCCGCTGCAAAATTTGCTGCAGAAATCACAATGACAGGTGCCATAATGTTTGGTAAAATATGTTTGGTTACTATCCGCCAATGCGAGTATCCCAAAGCATGTGCTGCGGTAATGTAGGGCATTTGTTTGACGCTTTTTACTTGTCCACGTACCACTCGGGCAACTTCTACCCACATGGTTAAGCCTACAGCGATAAAAACTTGCCAAAATCCTTTACCTAAAGCTAATGTCAAAGCGATGACCAAAAGCAATGTTGGAATAGACCAAGTAACATTGATAAGCCACATCACAAATTGATCTATTGCACCGCCAAAATAGCCGCCAAGTGCACCGATAAAAATTCCGATAACTAAAGAAATAAAAACTGCCACAAATCCAATAGACAAAGAAACCCGTGTCCCAATCAGCAATCGGCTGAGCATATCTCGACCATAGCGGTCAGTGCCAAGCCAATAGGTTTTGGTGTAAATATAATTTTGTTCAATTTCTCTGACGTTTTTAAAACGGTCTATAGCAATTCTT
This genomic window from Flavobacterium sp. CS20 contains:
- a CDS encoding IS66 family transposase zinc-finger binding domain-containing protein; the protein is MVEIPDVTEEHIPDYCNCCGNDLSSLPHQYAGSRQVFDIPEIKIKVTEHKVYKKFVLAVVKQKATIHHKQMHP
- a CDS encoding DUF6444 domain-containing protein, whose amino-acid sequence is MEKDKLIESLLQKVEELSKKLIALELENSQLKARLTKYETPKNSNNSSIPPSKDENRPKRKSLRIKTGRKPGGQTEEKAIL
- a CDS encoding ABC transporter permease, with the translated sequence MKSPKGQSLFSLALQKFKTRFWGVFSLSYIVFCALIALLAYVIAPDASVNANQMQLAIHSKSPGFETLVIEIPNQNEAENSWTSWLTGQKSVNSIIPIQDYQIKNNFIEITPFDATAPKERIAIDRFKNVREIEQNYIYTKTYWLGTDRYGRDMLSRLLIGTRVSLSIGFVAVFISLVIGIFIGALGGYFGGAIDQFVMWLINVTWSIPTLLLVIALTLALGKGFWQVFIAVGLTMWVEVARVVRGQVKSVKQMPYITAAHALGYSHWRIVTKHILPNIMAPVIVISAANFAAAILIESGLSFLGIGAQPPIPTWGNMIKEHYNYIVLGQAHLAIIPGLAIMSLVMAFMMIGNTLRDAFDVKN